One Polaribacter sp. KT25b DNA segment encodes these proteins:
- a CDS encoding lipoprotein signal peptidase — protein MSKRNLAIFTILFTIILDQVIKIYVKTNFVLGEEVVVFDWFKIHFVENNGMAMGFEFGGKAGKLFLTVFRLVAVTAIMYWLVGNIKTKVHNAVIIAISLIFSGAVGNIVDSVFYGAIFDDSSHKVATLFADEPYGTFFHGKVVDMFYFPLWTGDLPSWIPFVGGEQYTFFQYIFNPADAYITIGVVLLFIFSKQAFPKEEKNSENKVA, from the coding sequence ATGTCCAAAAGGAACCTCGCAATTTTTACTATATTATTTACTATAATATTAGATCAAGTTATAAAAATCTATGTAAAAACAAACTTTGTTTTAGGAGAAGAAGTAGTGGTTTTCGATTGGTTTAAAATCCATTTTGTAGAAAATAACGGAATGGCAATGGGTTTTGAGTTTGGTGGTAAAGCAGGTAAACTTTTTTTAACCGTTTTTAGATTAGTTGCTGTAACTGCAATAATGTACTGGCTAGTTGGCAATATAAAAACGAAAGTTCATAATGCAGTAATTATTGCAATTTCATTAATTTTTTCTGGTGCAGTTGGTAATATTGTAGATTCTGTTTTTTACGGCGCAATTTTTGACGATTCTAGCCATAAAGTAGCAACTCTTTTTGCTGATGAGCCTTATGGAACTTTTTTTCATGGTAAAGTAGTAGATATGTTTTATTTTCCACTTTGGACTGGAGATTTACCAAGTTGGATTCCTTTTGTTGGTGGAGAACAATATACTTTTTTTCAATATATTTTTAATCCTGCAGATGCTTACATAACAATTGGTGTAGTTTTACTTTTTATTTTTAGCAAACAAGCTTTTCCAAAAGAAGAAAAAAATTCTGAGAATAAAGTAGCTTAA
- a CDS encoding DUF4230 domain-containing protein — MKISRYILVFFIGFFIAKYWYQKDNKHQQKEEIQVVVNSIKNMSKLVVSNANFSEIYNYSDSKKYFYETISFDKKAIVTVNATVEVGYDLSKLDIQIDSLQKKIYINKMPDEEITISPDVKYFDLQQSQFNTFSKTDLNKINQKSIDKIKESIKLTNLKTAAKTRFFEEISKIYQLSAIYGWQVVDNTNAGFLENIAY, encoded by the coding sequence ATGAAGATTTCAAGATATATTCTCGTTTTTTTTATTGGTTTTTTCATTGCCAAATATTGGTATCAAAAAGATAATAAACATCAGCAAAAAGAAGAAATTCAAGTAGTTGTAAACTCAATTAAAAATATGAGTAAGCTAGTTGTGTCAAATGCAAACTTTTCTGAAATTTATAATTATTCTGATTCTAAAAAGTACTTTTACGAAACTATTTCTTTTGATAAAAAAGCCATTGTTACTGTAAATGCAACAGTTGAGGTTGGTTATGATTTATCAAAATTAGACATTCAAATAGATTCTTTACAGAAAAAAATTTACATCAATAAAATGCCTGATGAGGAAATTACAATTTCTCCGGATGTAAAATATTTTGATTTACAACAAAGTCAATTTAATACTTTTTCGAAAACAGATTTGAATAAAATCAACCAAAAAAGTATTGATAAAATTAAGGAATCAATAAAATTAACAAATTTAAAAACGGCTGCTAAAACACGTTTTTTCGAGGAAATTTCTAAAATTTATCAATTATCTGCTATTTATGGTTGGCAAGTTGTAGATAATACAAACGCTGGTTTTTTAGAAAATATAGCATACTAA
- the uvrC gene encoding excinuclease ABC subunit UvrC, translated as MSASLELQVQTLPNEPGVYQYFDKDDVIIYIGKAKNLKKRVSSYFNKNHENGKTRVLVKKIVNIKHIVVNTETDALLLENNLIKKYRPKYNVLLKDDKSYPWLCIKNERFPRLFMTRRVIKDGSEYFGPYTSVRTVRVLLDLIKELYPLRTCAFDLSKKNINEGKYKVCLEYHLKNCKGACEGLETEANYNDSIREIRNIIKGNFKESLEKFQEMMLDFAEKMEFEEAQKIKEKLSLLGNYQAKSTIINPSINNVDVFSIISDETHGYANFLKISNGSIIQSNTTEIKKKLDETDKELLELFIVEIRQRFNSQSPEIYVPFKVDLGESVKVTIPKLGDKKRIVELSERNAKYYRQEQFKQIKIVDPDRHVKRIMAQMKKDLRLSVEPRHIECFDNSNIQGTNPVAACVVFKDGKPSKKDYRHYNIKTVEGPDDFASMEEVVYRRYKRLLEEEQPLPQLIIIDGGKGQLSSALKSLDVLGLRGKIAIIGIAKRLEEIYYPDDPIPLYLDKKSETLKITQYLRNEAHRFGITFHRNKRSKSAIKSELEQIPDIGKQTITTLLRKFKSAKRVKEASLPDLVEVIGNARATKVYQFYHPQKT; from the coding sequence ATGTCTGCATCTTTAGAACTACAAGTACAAACCTTACCAAATGAGCCCGGAGTTTATCAATATTTTGATAAAGACGATGTAATTATTTACATTGGTAAAGCTAAAAACTTAAAAAAAAGAGTTTCATCTTACTTTAATAAAAACCACGAAAATGGTAAAACTAGAGTTTTAGTAAAGAAAATTGTAAACATAAAACACATTGTTGTAAATACAGAAACAGACGCACTTTTATTAGAAAATAACTTAATTAAAAAGTACAGACCAAAGTATAATGTTCTTTTAAAAGATGATAAAAGTTACCCTTGGCTTTGTATTAAAAACGAGCGTTTTCCAAGATTATTTATGACAAGAAGAGTTATAAAAGATGGCTCAGAATATTTTGGTCCTTATACTTCTGTAAGAACGGTTCGCGTTTTGTTAGATTTGATAAAAGAACTCTATCCTTTAAGAACCTGTGCTTTCGATTTAAGTAAGAAAAACATAAACGAAGGTAAATATAAAGTCTGTTTAGAATATCATTTAAAGAACTGTAAAGGCGCTTGTGAAGGATTAGAAACAGAGGCAAATTACAATGATTCTATCAGAGAAATTAGAAATATTATTAAAGGAAATTTTAAAGAAAGTTTAGAGAAGTTTCAAGAAATGATGTTAGATTTTGCTGAAAAGATGGAGTTTGAAGAGGCGCAAAAAATCAAAGAAAAACTTAGCTTATTAGGTAATTATCAAGCAAAATCTACTATTATAAATCCGTCAATAAATAATGTAGATGTTTTTTCAATTATTTCTGATGAAACTCACGGATATGCAAACTTTTTAAAGATTTCTAACGGATCAATTATCCAGTCTAATACAACAGAAATTAAGAAAAAATTAGACGAAACAGACAAAGAACTATTAGAACTTTTTATTGTTGAAATTAGACAACGGTTCAACTCACAATCACCAGAAATTTATGTTCCTTTTAAAGTAGATTTGGGCGAAAGTGTAAAAGTTACAATTCCTAAATTGGGTGATAAAAAACGTATTGTAGAATTATCAGAAAGAAATGCAAAATATTACAGACAAGAACAATTTAAGCAGATTAAAATTGTTGATCCAGACAGGCATGTAAAAAGAATTATGGCGCAAATGAAAAAGGATTTACGCCTTTCTGTAGAGCCAAGACATATAGAGTGTTTCGATAATTCTAACATTCAAGGTACAAATCCTGTTGCTGCTTGTGTGGTTTTTAAAGATGGGAAACCAAGTAAAAAAGATTACAGACATTACAATATAAAAACGGTAGAAGGTCCTGATGATTTTGCATCTATGGAAGAGGTTGTGTACAGAAGATACAAGCGTTTATTAGAAGAGGAGCAACCTTTGCCACAACTAATTATTATTGATGGAGGAAAAGGACAATTATCATCCGCTTTAAAAAGTTTAGATGTTTTAGGATTGCGTGGCAAAATTGCCATTATCGGAATTGCAAAACGTTTAGAAGAAATATATTATCCAGATGATCCAATTCCTTTGTATTTAGATAAAAAGTCTGAAACTTTAAAAATTACGCAGTATTTAAGAAACGAAGCGCATAGATTCGGAATTACTTTTCACAGAAATAAACGTAGTAAAAGTGCTATAAAAAGTGAGTTAGAACAAATTCCTGATATTGGTAAACAGACTATTACAACTTTATTGCGTAAATTTAAATCGGCAAAACGCGTAAAAGAAGCTTCTTTACCAGATTTAGTTGAAGTTATTGGCAATGCAAGAGCTACAAAAGTATATCAATTTTATCATCCTCAAAAAACATGA
- a CDS encoding patatin-like phospholipase family protein — protein MKNYTTIFFLLITAVFFSQQKQPKIGLVLSGGGAKGFAHVGVLKEIDKAGIKLDYIGGTSMGAIIGGLYAAGYSADQIETIIIETDFFALVRDLLPRSSETFFEKEYGENTMITLPVKKGVIGFPKAISKGQNVLNLLLELFDSLDGNQDFTKLSVPFYCIGTDVETGGEVLIEKGSLPLALRASGSFPTLLNPVVLDGKLLVDGGIANNFPVSVMKAKGIDIVIGSDVEGKLYKKDKLNSAISILNQIMSYQMYSKTEKEKEKIDVYIHPDISKFGVVDFDKKDEILKIGIDEAIKYRKVFKELAVKQKNKKKRAPLKLNNEKLTISSISIDGIKDYTRAFVLGKLKLKEGDSVTRREITKKIYLLSATRNYDRIEYNLIKKVDNTYLLSFYLKETNENASLKLGVHYDLLYKSSVLANYSQKHLLLDNDLLSVDMILGDNLRYNLNYFVDNGFYISYGFRSRYNHFTSSTKVNPLVSTFPNIDNINLKYIDFTNQFFVQTTFDRKFAIGLGAEHKYIKATTATITTNNEETILDKSHYFNTFGYLKLDTYNKNYFPTKGYFADLNFRFNMASSDYNGDFETFGQAKGTLGFAKTFWNKLTFQFTNEAGFTLKNPESGIFDFYLGGYNQNYINTFISFYGYDFAELSDNSFVKSEFNFRYAITDKHNAIFIANYGRLGDNVFRDIELFKDVISGYALGYSYGSLVGPLEIKYSWSPETNQSFWLFNLGFWF, from the coding sequence ATGAAAAATTATACAACAATTTTTTTTTTACTGATTACAGCTGTTTTTTTTAGTCAACAAAAACAACCAAAAATAGGTTTGGTTTTAAGTGGTGGTGGGGCAAAAGGTTTTGCACATGTAGGTGTTTTAAAAGAAATTGACAAAGCAGGTATTAAGTTAGATTATATTGGCGGTACAAGTATGGGTGCAATTATTGGTGGTTTATATGCTGCTGGTTATTCTGCAGATCAAATAGAAACTATTATAATTGAAACCGATTTTTTTGCTCTAGTAAGAGATTTATTGCCAAGAAGTTCAGAAACTTTTTTTGAAAAAGAATATGGCGAAAATACTATGATAACTTTACCTGTAAAAAAAGGTGTTATTGGGTTTCCAAAAGCAATTTCTAAAGGTCAAAATGTACTTAATCTATTGTTAGAATTATTCGATTCTTTAGATGGTAATCAAGATTTTACTAAATTATCAGTCCCTTTTTATTGTATTGGAACAGATGTTGAAACTGGTGGTGAAGTATTGATCGAAAAAGGTTCTTTACCTTTGGCGTTAAGAGCAAGTGGTTCTTTTCCTACGTTGCTAAATCCTGTTGTTTTAGACGGTAAATTATTGGTTGATGGCGGAATTGCAAATAATTTTCCTGTTAGTGTAATGAAGGCAAAAGGAATAGATATTGTAATAGGATCTGATGTAGAAGGTAAATTGTATAAGAAAGATAAGTTAAACTCTGCAATATCTATTTTAAATCAGATAATGAGTTATCAAATGTATAGCAAAACAGAAAAGGAGAAAGAAAAAATTGATGTTTATATTCATCCTGATATTTCTAAATTTGGTGTAGTTGATTTTGATAAAAAAGATGAAATTTTAAAAATAGGAATTGATGAAGCAATAAAATATAGAAAGGTCTTTAAAGAACTTGCAGTAAAACAAAAAAATAAAAAGAAAAGAGCTCCATTAAAATTAAATAACGAAAAGTTAACAATTTCTAGTATCTCTATTGATGGTATAAAGGATTATACGAGAGCTTTTGTACTTGGAAAATTAAAATTAAAAGAAGGTGATAGTGTTACAAGAAGAGAAATAACAAAAAAGATTTACTTATTATCTGCAACAAGAAATTATGATCGTATTGAATATAATTTAATTAAGAAGGTAGATAACACTTATTTATTAAGTTTTTACTTGAAAGAAACGAACGAAAATGCAAGTTTAAAACTTGGCGTTCATTACGATCTTTTATACAAATCTAGCGTATTAGCAAATTACAGTCAGAAACATCTATTACTTGATAATGACTTGCTTTCTGTAGATATGATTTTAGGAGATAATTTAAGGTATAACCTAAACTATTTTGTAGATAATGGTTTTTATATTAGTTATGGCTTTCGATCTAGATATAATCATTTTACTTCAAGCACAAAGGTTAATCCGTTAGTTTCTACATTTCCTAATATTGATAATATTAATTTAAAATATATAGATTTTACCAATCAGTTTTTTGTTCAAACTACTTTTGATAGAAAATTTGCTATTGGTTTAGGTGCAGAACATAAATATATAAAAGCAACAACAGCAACAATTACCACAAATAATGAAGAAACTATTTTAGATAAAAGTCATTATTTTAACACTTTTGGATATTTAAAGCTAGATACTTATAATAAAAACTATTTTCCTACAAAAGGGTATTTTGCAGATCTAAATTTTAGATTTAATATGGCTTCTTCTGATTATAATGGCGATTTTGAAACTTTTGGGCAAGCAAAAGGAACTCTAGGTTTTGCTAAAACATTTTGGAATAAGTTAACCTTTCAGTTTACAAATGAAGCTGGTTTTACTTTGAAGAACCCAGAGTCAGGAATTTTTGATTTTTATTTAGGAGGCTATAATCAGAATTATATAAACACCTTTATTTCTTTTTACGGATATGATTTTGCAGAACTTTCTGATAATTCTTTTGTAAAATCTGAATTTAACTTTAGATATGCTATTACAGATAAACATAATGCAATTTTTATTGCAAATTATGGAAGATTAGGAGACAATGTTTTTAGAGATATAGAACTATTTAAAGATGTTATATCTGGTTATGCTTTAGGTTATAGTTATGGTAGTTTAGTTGGGCCTTTAGAAATTAAATACAGTTGGTCTCCAGAAACCAATCAAAGTTTTTGGTTGTTTAATTTAGGATTTTGGTTCTAA